The Deinococcus humi genome has a segment encoding these proteins:
- a CDS encoding acetyltransferase, which produces MSGILVVGAGGHAKVVIATLRAAGLEVAGVLDDHTKSWGGSVLGCPVLGDLEHLKETHDRAVLAIGSNTARRDIAARYPNTNWASVTHPAATVHESVQVGPGTVIFAGAVIQPDTVLGRHNIVNTGATVDHDCILEDFVHVAPGVHLAGAVHLKEGVFLGVGGAVMPGITVGRWTTVGAGGVVVRSLTANTIAIGIPARPIEENKQS; this is translated from the coding sequence GTGAGCGGCATACTGGTGGTCGGTGCGGGCGGACATGCCAAGGTGGTGATTGCCACCCTGCGCGCGGCGGGGCTGGAGGTGGCCGGGGTACTGGATGACCACACCAAGTCGTGGGGCGGATCGGTGCTGGGTTGCCCAGTGCTGGGTGATTTGGAACACTTGAAGGAAACGCATGACCGCGCCGTCCTTGCCATAGGGAGCAATACGGCACGGCGCGACATTGCCGCCCGATATCCTAATACGAATTGGGCCTCGGTCACCCACCCGGCAGCTACCGTGCATGAAAGCGTTCAGGTAGGGCCGGGAACGGTCATTTTCGCGGGCGCGGTGATCCAGCCGGATACGGTACTGGGCCGTCACAATATCGTGAATACAGGTGCGACTGTGGACCACGACTGCATACTGGAGGACTTCGTGCATGTGGCACCTGGCGTCCATCTGGCGGGCGCAGTTCATCTGAAAGAAGGTGTCTTTTTAGGCGTCGGCGGCGCGGTCATGCCGGGTATAACGGTGGGACGCTGGACGACGGTAGGCGCGGGCGGCGTCGTCGTTCGTTCGTTGACTGCAAACACGATAGCCATAGGTATACCCGCCCGCCCGATAGAGGAGAATAAACAGTCATGA
- a CDS encoding DegT/DnrJ/EryC1/StrS family aminotransferase: MTYTAPKQLDRTLAPWPVFETDEIEAVSEVLRSGKVNYWTGTEGREFEKEYAAVLGVPYAIALHNGTQALELALYALGVGAGDEVITTPRTFIASASAAVMRGAVPVIAEVDRDSGNITAETIRAVLTPRTRAIIVVHLAGWPADMAPIMDLAREHNLFVIEDCAQAHGAKYHGQHVGTIGHMGCFSFCQDKIMTTGGEGGLLVTHDEDLWRKAWAFKDHGKSYDAVYNKEHPLGFRWLHESFGTNWRMLEVQAAIGRLQLQKLPAWTQQRQRNAAVLAERFSQLPALRVPTVPEGSEHAQYKFYVYVRPEQLRAGWDRDRIMVEVVERGAPCYTGTCSEIYLEKAFVDAGLGPKERLPVARELGETSLMFLVHPTLTETDMNAVADVVEGVVREATRP; the protein is encoded by the coding sequence ATGACCTACACCGCCCCCAAGCAACTGGATCGCACCCTGGCACCCTGGCCCGTCTTCGAAACCGACGAGATCGAGGCAGTCTCCGAGGTCCTGCGCTCCGGCAAGGTCAACTATTGGACGGGTACTGAAGGCCGCGAGTTCGAGAAGGAATACGCCGCCGTGCTCGGTGTGCCCTACGCTATTGCTCTCCACAACGGCACGCAGGCGTTAGAGCTGGCACTTTATGCCTTGGGCGTCGGCGCAGGCGATGAGGTGATTACTACACCGCGTACCTTCATCGCCTCGGCCAGCGCCGCCGTCATGCGCGGCGCGGTGCCTGTGATTGCTGAAGTCGACCGTGATAGTGGCAACATCACCGCCGAGACCATCCGTGCCGTGCTGACCCCCCGCACGCGCGCCATCATTGTGGTACACCTGGCTGGGTGGCCTGCTGATATGGCTCCAATCATGGACTTGGCCCGCGAACATAACCTGTTTGTGATCGAGGACTGCGCCCAGGCCCACGGTGCGAAGTACCACGGGCAGCATGTAGGCACCATTGGGCATATGGGCTGTTTCTCGTTCTGCCAGGACAAGATCATGACCACCGGAGGCGAGGGCGGCCTGCTGGTCACGCACGACGAGGACTTGTGGCGCAAAGCTTGGGCCTTCAAGGACCATGGCAAAAGTTACGATGCTGTGTACAACAAGGAACATCCGCTGGGCTTCCGCTGGCTGCACGAATCCTTTGGCACCAACTGGCGCATGCTGGAAGTGCAGGCCGCGATTGGCCGCCTGCAGTTGCAGAAGTTGCCCGCTTGGACTCAGCAGCGCCAGCGCAACGCAGCGGTGCTAGCCGAGCGCTTCTCGCAGTTGCCTGCCCTGCGCGTTCCCACCGTCCCGGAAGGTTCCGAACACGCTCAGTACAAGTTCTACGTGTACGTGCGGCCTGAACAGCTGCGGGCTGGCTGGGACCGGGACCGGATCATGGTCGAAGTAGTGGAGCGCGGCGCACCGTGTTACACCGGCACCTGCTCCGAAATTTACCTGGAAAAGGCATTTGTGGACGCCGGGCTGGGGCCGAAAGAACGGCTGCCCGTCGCCCGCGAACTTGGCGAGACCTCACTGATGTTCTTGGTTCACCCCACGCTGACCGAGACGGATATGAACGCGGTGGCCGACGTGGTGGAAGGAGTCGTGCGGGAGGCAACGCGCCCCTGA
- a CDS encoding LptF/LptG family permease — MKLFERYVLAEILPLLLGALAAVIVLLVLAALQEVIAPLLAKGADPVLVARVLALNVPEAAARALPIALMFATLLGLSRLSADSELKGALAAGIPATRLLWPVLALGLGVTVLAFALGEGLVPRAKVQERKVKQEIVFDNPRVIGLDGVGADGQRIVLRDALDRAISVGKIGPGGELEDLRIVTMQPGLPPREVITAASGRLQAGSNVLELRDGRRITYQDARPVTILTFKTGSLPVQDVQADLDAGGGELKPIYTPLRELWARTAMYRAQGVRSPADFTALHRKFAEPLAALALAFFAVSLAVFTFRSGRDLGLVWALLLTFAYYATWSVFRVMGENGAVSGVVAAYAPDLIAVVAGAALLWRTGRR, encoded by the coding sequence ATGAAGCTGTTCGAGCGTTACGTCCTGGCCGAGATCCTGCCCCTGTTGTTGGGGGCGCTGGCCGCCGTGATTGTGCTGCTGGTGCTGGCCGCGCTGCAGGAGGTCATCGCGCCGCTGCTGGCCAAGGGGGCCGATCCAGTGCTGGTGGCTCGCGTGCTGGCGCTGAACGTGCCGGAGGCCGCCGCCCGCGCCCTGCCCATTGCGTTGATGTTCGCCACGTTGCTGGGCCTGTCGCGCCTGAGTGCCGATTCGGAACTGAAGGGGGCCCTGGCCGCCGGGATTCCGGCCACCCGGCTGCTGTGGCCGGTGCTGGCGCTGGGCCTGGGCGTGACCGTGCTGGCCTTTGCGCTGGGCGAGGGCCTGGTGCCGCGCGCCAAGGTGCAGGAACGCAAGGTCAAGCAGGAGATCGTCTTCGACAACCCGCGCGTGATCGGTCTGGACGGCGTGGGCGCGGACGGCCAGCGCATCGTGCTGCGCGACGCCCTGGACCGTGCCATCAGCGTGGGCAAGATCGGCCCCGGTGGGGAGCTGGAAGACCTGCGGATCGTGACCATGCAGCCGGGCCTGCCCCCGCGTGAGGTCATCACGGCTGCCAGTGGGCGCCTGCAAGCGGGCAGCAACGTGCTGGAACTGCGTGATGGCCGCCGCATCACCTACCAGGACGCGCGTCCTGTGACCATCTTGACCTTCAAGACGGGTAGCCTGCCGGTACAGGACGTGCAGGCGGATCTGGATGCGGGCGGCGGCGAGCTGAAGCCGATCTACACGCCGCTGCGTGAGCTGTGGGCCAGGACCGCCATGTACCGCGCGCAGGGCGTCCGTTCGCCCGCCGACTTTACGGCGCTGCACCGCAAGTTTGCCGAGCCGCTGGCGGCCCTGGCGCTGGCCTTTTTCGCGGTCAGTCTGGCGGTGTTTACCTTTCGCAGTGGGCGGGACCTGGGGCTGGTGTGGGCGCTGCTGCTGACGTTTGCTTACTACGCTACCTGGAGCGTGTTCCGGGTAATGGGGGAGAACGGGGCGGTGTCGGGCGTGGTGGCCGCCTACGCGCCGGACCTGATTGCGGTGGTGGCTGGGGCGGCGCTGCTGTGGCGGACGGGGCGACGGTGA
- a CDS encoding LptF/LptG family permease, with protein sequence MPILTRTVLGEIARWYLGGVALFLTLLMTDALSSTVGKLLIYHPPVSQALAAFLSILPQSLNKTLALAVPFSILLAFSRMQRDNELKAVLASGIRPLSLVWPLALPFALVGVVAYFNAGTLVPAGLANWDRAWYTIYDQPPPPPKQENYTYAPPGALYYAGRVSADDAGSAVAQLSGVMVQRGDETITAQYGTWDSGKGIWTLNSPWISRPGQNPQQSSTDLVIPQNDTLRPPPPAAQQVSNAELRTALADGGLSRKGVRDYTFQLAARVADPATPVVFALAAGLLGLLIRNRAAAFAAVLVFIVCFYVLWTTMPGLAGAGALNPTLAAWIPNLAFLLLAGGLAWRLR encoded by the coding sequence GTGCCCATCCTGACCCGAACCGTACTCGGCGAGATCGCCCGCTGGTATCTGGGGGGCGTGGCGCTGTTCCTGACCCTGCTGATGACCGACGCCCTGAGCAGCACCGTGGGCAAGCTGCTGATCTACCACCCGCCGGTCAGCCAGGCGCTGGCGGCCTTCCTGTCGATCTTGCCGCAGAGCCTGAACAAGACGCTGGCGCTGGCGGTGCCGTTCTCGATCCTGCTGGCCTTCTCGCGCATGCAGCGCGACAACGAGCTCAAGGCGGTCCTGGCCAGCGGCATCCGCCCGCTGAGTCTGGTGTGGCCGCTGGCGCTGCCGTTCGCGTTGGTGGGCGTGGTGGCGTACTTCAACGCGGGCACCCTGGTTCCCGCAGGGCTGGCGAACTGGGACCGCGCGTGGTACACCATCTACGATCAGCCGCCCCCACCGCCCAAGCAGGAGAACTACACCTACGCCCCGCCCGGTGCGCTGTACTACGCGGGCCGCGTCAGCGCCGATGACGCTGGGAGCGCGGTGGCGCAGCTCAGCGGCGTGATGGTACAGCGCGGCGACGAGACCATCACCGCGCAGTACGGCACCTGGGATTCGGGCAAGGGGATCTGGACCCTGAACAGTCCCTGGATCTCGCGCCCTGGCCAGAATCCGCAGCAGTCGTCCACGGATCTGGTGATTCCGCAGAACGACACCCTGCGCCCGCCGCCCCCCGCTGCCCAGCAGGTCAGCAACGCCGAGTTGCGCACCGCACTGGCGGACGGAGGGCTGAGCCGCAAGGGCGTGCGCGACTACACCTTCCAGCTGGCCGCCCGCGTCGCGGACCCTGCCACCCCGGTGGTGTTCGCTCTGGCCGCCGGGCTGCTGGGCCTGCTGATCCGCAACCGCGCCGCCGCCTTTGCCGCCGTGCTGGTGTTTATCGTGTGCTTCTACGTGTTGTGGACCACCATGCCGGGGCTGGCGGGGGCTGGTGCGCTGAACCCCACGCTGGCCGCCTGGATTCCCAACCTGGCCTTCCTGCTGCTGGCGGGCGGCCTGGCCTGGAGGCTAAGGTGA
- the ddrC gene encoding DNA damage response protein DdrC: MKNAPLTLEFGTVRLPISADGLLLASSALAQLGLTDPDWNTLAAEHDLEAPARDFGAGPEATLSLAEFTRLAFVIDTPQARRWRKRAQDLLTRAMSGDVKLAAQIAERSTDPEARRWLASRLESTDARRELMATVARHGGEGNVYGQLGSISNRSVLGTDSATIRRERGVRATRDGLSSTELLRLAYLDAATARAITERGAHGNAAILHLHERLARHERRGWAGQGSGSPQAG, translated from the coding sequence ATGAAGAACGCTCCGCTGACCCTTGAATTCGGCACCGTCCGGCTGCCCATCAGCGCCGACGGACTCCTTCTCGCTTCCTCTGCCCTGGCCCAGCTGGGGCTGACCGATCCCGACTGGAACACGCTGGCCGCCGAGCATGACCTGGAGGCCCCCGCCCGCGACTTTGGTGCTGGCCCTGAAGCCACCCTGAGCCTGGCCGAGTTCACGCGGCTGGCCTTCGTGATCGACACCCCGCAGGCGCGGCGCTGGCGCAAGCGAGCACAGGATTTGCTGACCCGCGCGATGAGCGGCGACGTGAAACTGGCCGCCCAGATTGCCGAGCGCAGCACCGATCCCGAGGCGCGGCGCTGGCTGGCCTCCCGCCTGGAGAGCACCGACGCCCGGCGCGAGCTGATGGCGACGGTGGCCCGTCACGGCGGCGAGGGCAACGTGTACGGGCAGCTGGGCAGTATCAGCAACCGCAGCGTGTTGGGCACCGACAGCGCCACCATCCGCCGTGAACGCGGCGTCCGGGCCACCCGCGATGGCCTGAGCAGCACCGAGCTGCTGCGGCTGGCTTACCTGGACGCCGCCACCGCCCGCGCCATCACCGAGCGCGGAGCTCATGGCAACGCCGCCATCCTGCACCTGCACGAGCGGCTAGCCCGCCACGAGCGCCGGGGCTGGGCTGGGCAAGGCTCCGGCTCACCGCAGGCGGGTTGA
- a CDS encoding diguanylate cyclase domain-containing protein encodes MRLPAPVRSGRPAPSRPSGQPVDSAGHPLTPVIAPGDELKHALHQRLALAALACGLPVLAILWVLEARSPSPNAELIGVYAVMALLCLWGVVRVLRRSSLDVALKIIVSSNLVFIAAQAYVGGAGQSVSEAQTQFSMLLMLIANAVLGHLIFGARRAGRLALGGFVLAVVAGLLGARQGGLDGALPSAQLYLSTGTILLLLQALAWYKSRFVTQAQAQLRLEHEAYTDPLTGLANRRRLYQRVADLLEPVAGAQEDGEGGSVVMFDLDHFKRVNDLHGHLAGDSALMHVAALLRATAQPGETPGRWGGEEFMLVLPGIGQAGALRRAQEVQRLLASSPHPQVGPLTASFGVSASLAGDDLTRLVARADDALYRAKSGGRDRIEMA; translated from the coding sequence GTGCGACTCCCGGCCCCGGTCCGGTCTGGCCGCCCAGCGCCGTCCCGGCCTTCCGGCCAGCCAGTGGACAGTGCGGGCCACCCGCTCACGCCGGTCATTGCGCCGGGCGACGAACTCAAGCACGCCCTGCACCAGCGGCTGGCGCTGGCGGCACTGGCCTGCGGGCTGCCGGTCCTGGCCATCCTGTGGGTGCTGGAGGCCCGCTCTCCCTCGCCCAACGCCGAACTGATCGGGGTGTACGCCGTGATGGCGCTGCTGTGCCTGTGGGGTGTGGTGCGGGTGCTGCGGCGCAGTTCGCTGGACGTGGCGCTCAAGATTATCGTCTCCTCAAATCTGGTGTTCATTGCGGCCCAGGCGTACGTGGGCGGCGCAGGCCAGTCGGTCAGCGAGGCGCAGACGCAATTCAGCATGCTGCTGATGCTGATCGCCAACGCGGTGCTGGGCCACCTGATCTTCGGGGCGCGCCGCGCCGGGCGGCTGGCCCTGGGGGGCTTCGTGCTGGCGGTAGTGGCGGGCCTGCTGGGCGCGCGTCAGGGGGGCCTGGACGGAGCGCTGCCCAGCGCACAGCTGTACCTGTCCACCGGCACTATCCTGCTACTGCTACAAGCTCTGGCGTGGTACAAGTCCCGCTTCGTCACTCAGGCCCAGGCGCAGCTGCGGTTGGAGCACGAGGCGTATACCGATCCCCTGACCGGGCTGGCCAACCGCCGCCGCCTGTACCAGCGGGTTGCTGATCTGCTGGAGCCCGTCGCCGGGGCGCAGGAGGATGGCGAGGGGGGCAGCGTGGTCATGTTTGACCTCGACCACTTCAAGCGCGTCAATGACCTGCACGGCCATCTGGCTGGGGACAGCGCCCTGATGCACGTCGCGGCCCTACTGCGGGCGACGGCCCAGCCTGGCGAGACGCCGGGACGATGGGGTGGGGAGGAATTCATGCTGGTGCTCCCCGGCATCGGTCAGGCGGGGGCGCTGCGCCGCGCACAGGAAGTCCAGCGGTTGCTCGCGTCCTCGCCCCACCCACAGGTCGGCCCGCTGACCGCCAGCTTTGGCGTCAGTGCCAGTCTCGCAGGCGATGACCTGACCCGGCTGGTGGCGCGGGCGGACGACGCGCTGTACCGCGCTAAGTCGGGAGGCCGCGACCGGATCGAGATGGCCTGA
- a CDS encoding nucleoside hydrolase yields MTAASLTPRPVILDGDPGHDDAINILLALASPELQVLGITTVFGNVGLERTTRNALITRELIGADVPIFAGADRPLVVPRISAEAVHGKSGMDGPELPTPTRGAEAMHAAHFIIEQVRARPGEVTLVPTGPLTNLALAFRLAPDIVPLLREVVWMGGSTDTGNWTPAAEFNALADPHAAHVVFTSGVPLTMFGLNVTHQAIAHPARVAAFRALGTRVGEFAAVLLEFFAEHHRERYGWEGGALHDPMTVAWLLRPDLFVSRPMHVTLDLTAGPSVGRTVADVWDVTGQPKNVRVATAVDADGFFALLVERLGRYS; encoded by the coding sequence ATGACCGCTGCCTCCCTTACGCCCCGCCCCGTAATTCTGGACGGCGATCCCGGCCACGACGACGCCATCAACATCCTGCTGGCGCTGGCCAGCCCTGAACTCCAGGTGCTGGGCATCACCACGGTGTTCGGCAACGTGGGGCTGGAACGCACCACCCGCAACGCCCTGATCACCCGCGAGCTGATCGGCGCGGACGTGCCCATCTTCGCCGGTGCGGACCGTCCGCTGGTGGTACCGCGCATCAGTGCCGAGGCCGTGCACGGAAAGAGCGGCATGGACGGCCCCGAGCTGCCCACGCCGACGCGCGGTGCGGAAGCCATGCACGCCGCGCATTTCATCATCGAGCAGGTGCGTGCCCGGCCCGGCGAGGTCACCCTCGTCCCCACCGGGCCGCTGACCAATCTGGCGCTGGCCTTCCGCCTCGCACCGGATATCGTGCCGCTGCTGCGGGAGGTGGTGTGGATGGGCGGCAGCACCGACACCGGCAACTGGACGCCTGCCGCCGAGTTCAACGCACTGGCCGATCCCCACGCCGCGCACGTCGTCTTCACGTCCGGCGTTCCGCTGACCATGTTCGGCCTGAACGTCACGCATCAGGCCATCGCGCACCCGGCCCGCGTGGCGGCGTTCCGGGCGCTGGGCACGCGGGTGGGCGAGTTCGCGGCGGTGCTGCTGGAATTCTTTGCCGAGCACCACCGCGAGCGTTACGGCTGGGAGGGCGGCGCGCTGCACGATCCGATGACCGTGGCGTGGCTGCTGCGCCCGGACCTGTTCGTGTCCAGGCCCATGCATGTCACCCTGGACCTGACGGCTGGGCCAAGCGTGGGCCGCACCGTGGCGGATGTGTGGGACGTGACCGGGCAGCCCAAGAATGTCCGGGTGGCGACAGCTGTGGACGCCGACGGCTTTTTCGCGTTGCTGGTGGAACGGCTGGGACGCTACTCCTGA
- a CDS encoding glycine--tRNA ligase, whose protein sequence is MPASSMEELVSLCKRRGFIFQGSEIYGGLQGFYDYGPLGVELKNNIKAAWWRANVYERDDMEGLDSSIIMHRMVLRHSGHEATFSDPMVDNKKNNKRYRLDHLVKDQKADVVDKVAQGIGEDAANFPAVVAALVRQPARASEALKAAGVRDPFSGEVGDWTEPKPFNMMFKTTIGPVADDDSYGYLRPETAQGIFTNFKNVVDSTSRRLPFGIAQIGKAFRNEITPRNFIFRVRELEQMEIEFFCVPGTDEEWHEHWLERRLSWWEAQGVPRSKIEILDVPGEDLAHYSKRTYDLMYDYPTLGHEEIEGIANRSDYDLGSHTKSQAELGLVASVTENNDSIAKLTIPHPETNKPVVPFVIEPSAGVDRALLAVLSEAFTKETLENGSERIVLKLRPHLAPIKVAVIPLARNREEITTVARAIKAELQGLGLGRVLYEDSGNIGKAYRRHDEVGTPYCVTVDFDTIGQSEGEDRGLKDTVTVRDRDTLAQERVRISELAGWIREKLR, encoded by the coding sequence ATGCCCGCATCATCGATGGAAGAACTGGTCAGCCTGTGCAAGCGCCGCGGCTTTATTTTTCAGGGCTCTGAGATCTACGGCGGCCTGCAGGGCTTCTACGACTACGGTCCCCTCGGCGTGGAACTGAAGAACAACATCAAGGCCGCGTGGTGGCGCGCAAACGTCTACGAGCGCGACGACATGGAAGGGTTGGATTCCAGCATCATCATGCACCGCATGGTTCTGCGTCACAGCGGCCACGAGGCGACGTTCTCGGACCCCATGGTAGACAACAAGAAGAACAACAAGCGCTACCGCCTGGACCATCTGGTCAAAGACCAGAAGGCCGACGTGGTGGACAAGGTTGCCCAGGGCATCGGTGAGGACGCGGCCAACTTCCCGGCGGTGGTGGCGGCCCTGGTCCGTCAGCCGGCCAGGGCTTCAGAGGCCCTGAAAGCGGCGGGCGTGCGCGATCCCTTTTCCGGCGAGGTGGGCGACTGGACCGAGCCCAAACCCTTCAACATGATGTTCAAGACCACCATCGGTCCGGTCGCCGACGATGACAGCTACGGCTACCTGCGCCCGGAAACCGCCCAGGGCATCTTCACCAACTTCAAGAACGTGGTGGACTCCACTAGCCGCCGTCTGCCCTTCGGCATCGCGCAGATCGGCAAGGCCTTTCGCAACGAGATCACGCCGCGCAACTTCATCTTCCGCGTGCGGGAACTGGAGCAGATGGAGATCGAGTTCTTCTGCGTGCCCGGCACCGATGAGGAGTGGCACGAGCACTGGCTGGAGCGTCGGCTGAGCTGGTGGGAGGCGCAGGGCGTGCCCAGGAGCAAAATTGAGATTCTGGACGTGCCAGGTGAAGACCTGGCGCACTACTCCAAGCGCACCTACGACCTGATGTACGACTACCCCACCCTGGGCCATGAGGAGATCGAGGGCATCGCCAACCGCAGCGACTACGACCTGGGGTCTCATACCAAATCGCAGGCCGAGCTGGGACTGGTGGCCAGCGTCACCGAGAACAACGACTCCATCGCTAAGCTGACCATCCCGCACCCCGAGACCAACAAGCCCGTCGTGCCGTTCGTGATCGAGCCGTCGGCGGGCGTGGACCGGGCGCTGCTGGCCGTGCTGAGCGAGGCGTTCACGAAAGAGACGCTGGAGAACGGCAGCGAGCGCATCGTGCTTAAGCTCAGGCCGCATCTCGCACCGATCAAGGTGGCGGTGATCCCGCTGGCCCGCAACCGCGAGGAAATCACGACGGTGGCCCGGGCGATCAAGGCCGAGCTGCAGGGCCTGGGCTTGGGCCGGGTGCTGTACGAGGACAGCGGTAACATCGGCAAGGCGTACCGTCGCCACGACGAGGTGGGCACGCCGTACTGCGTGACCGTGGACTTCGACACCATCGGCCAGAGTGAGGGAGAAGACAGGGGACTCAAGGACACCGTGACCGTCCGCGACCGCGATACGCTGGCGCAGGAGCGCGTCAGGATCAGCGAACTGGCGGGCTGGATCCGCGAGAAGCTGCGCTGA
- a CDS encoding MFS transporter — MTRTPSPVPRSAVPTTTEPLSPSFAPPDTLTRLTLLLLAALTIMSGATIAPALPAMTVHFADHPNAGLLVKLSLTIVGLAIAVSAPLGGLLADRFGRRPVLIGSLLLYALGGASGLVISSLDALLAGRVVLGLAVAGTMTAGGALVNDYFAGAARGRFLSQQASFTSFGGAVLLPLGGLLASVGWRAPFGLYLISLLLLPLVLRLPRGVPGPTQVDEPEEKPRWGIIAVIYVLALAYMAVFYLMPAQGPFLLQFLGASPASTGLLLGAFTLTAAITALGYSRFAGRFDHRRVAGLGLLLLAAGWGLVSVSGSPAGVLPGLIVAGMGGGLALPNLNAWLAELTPRAWRGRIVAGMSSAIFLGQFLSPLLLAAPSNHPAQGFVWGSVAIGVIGAALLAFSVVRGRPGPDLHAGA, encoded by the coding sequence ATGACCCGGACGCCATCGCCTGTTCCCCGTTCGGCGGTGCCGACCACCACTGAGCCCCTTTCCCCCTCGTTTGCCCCGCCGGACACGCTGACCCGCCTGACCCTGCTGTTGCTGGCCGCACTGACCATCATGTCGGGCGCCACCATCGCACCCGCGTTGCCCGCCATGACCGTGCACTTCGCGGACCATCCCAACGCGGGGCTGCTCGTCAAACTCTCCCTGACCATCGTGGGACTGGCCATTGCTGTGAGCGCGCCGCTGGGTGGCCTGCTGGCCGACCGCTTCGGACGGCGGCCAGTGCTGATCGGCTCGCTGCTACTCTATGCCCTGGGCGGGGCGAGCGGTCTGGTGATCTCGTCGCTGGACGCCCTGCTGGCGGGCCGCGTGGTCCTGGGGCTGGCGGTGGCCGGCACCATGACGGCCGGCGGCGCGCTGGTCAACGACTACTTTGCGGGCGCGGCGCGCGGCAGGTTCCTGAGCCAGCAGGCGTCGTTCACCAGTTTTGGTGGGGCCGTGCTGCTGCCACTAGGCGGTCTGCTGGCAAGCGTGGGCTGGCGCGCGCCGTTCGGGCTTTACCTGATCTCCCTGCTGCTGCTGCCGCTGGTCCTGCGCCTGCCGCGCGGTGTTCCCGGACCGACGCAGGTGGATGAGCCGGAGGAAAAGCCGCGCTGGGGCATTATCGCTGTGATCTACGTGCTGGCGCTGGCCTACATGGCGGTCTTCTACCTGATGCCCGCTCAGGGCCCGTTCCTGCTGCAGTTCCTGGGGGCGTCGCCCGCCTCCACCGGACTGCTGCTGGGCGCGTTCACGCTGACGGCGGCCATCACGGCGCTGGGTTACTCGCGCTTCGCGGGCCGCTTCGATCACCGCCGTGTGGCGGGCCTGGGGCTGCTGTTGCTGGCAGCGGGCTGGGGGTTGGTGTCGGTGTCCGGCAGCCCTGCGGGCGTGCTGCCCGGGCTGATTGTGGCCGGGATGGGCGGCGGGCTGGCCCTGCCCAACCTGAACGCCTGGCTGGCCGAACTGACCCCGCGCGCGTGGCGTGGGCGCATCGTGGCGGGCATGAGCAGCGCCATCTTCCTGGGGCAGTTCCTGAGTCCGCTGCTGCTGGCTGCCCCCAGCAACCATCCCGCGCAGGGCTTCGTGTGGGGCTCGGTCGCCATCGGTGTGATCGGGGCCGCGTTGCTGGCGTTCAGCGTGGTGAGGGGGCGCCCTGGCCCTGACCTGCACGCCGGGGCCTGA